In Aequorivita sp. H23M31, a single window of DNA contains:
- a CDS encoding SulP family inorganic anion transporter translates to MKESQFTPKFFSLLRKGIGKEQLQKDLIAGVIVGIVALPLAIAFAIASGVSPDKGLITAIVAGLLISVLGGSRVQIGGPTGAFIVIVYAIVQEFGVDGLIIATFMAGIILIGMGLARLGNLLKFIPHPLIVGFTSGIAVIIFSSQMKDFFGLSIETVPADFIEKWKLYALNFGSINWAAVAIALGTIILALTFQKVSKKIPGSIVAILVSTLIVYFFNVPVSTIETSFGDIPSKLSMPVFPNINFATVQKLIQPAFAIALLGGIESLLSAVVSDGMIGGRHRSNAELVGQGIANCASSMFGGIPATGAIARTATNVKNGGRTPIAGITHALVLLVIMLALAPFAKLIPMACLAGILIVVAYHMSEWRQFKSLLKGNKADVLILLVTFFLTVFFDLVIAIEIGIVISSFVLMKRMSKATTVQVANDMFNNQYNQPEEIFDDELPILPKGATMYEINGPLFFGATQTFQDTLTRLPDKPKVLILRMRHVPFIDATGIYRLMEIIKKFAAQNTHVVLSGVNPKVLSDLEKAWIYSILHKENITPNIEAAAERAQHLIHI, encoded by the coding sequence ATGAAAGAATCCCAATTTACACCGAAATTTTTTTCTCTCTTAAGGAAAGGAATTGGTAAAGAACAACTTCAAAAAGATTTAATTGCAGGAGTAATAGTTGGGATTGTCGCTCTCCCCTTGGCCATAGCGTTTGCAATTGCCTCCGGTGTATCGCCCGACAAGGGTTTAATAACAGCCATCGTAGCCGGACTTTTAATATCGGTATTGGGTGGAAGTCGTGTTCAAATTGGTGGTCCTACCGGAGCTTTTATCGTAATAGTGTATGCCATAGTTCAGGAATTTGGAGTAGATGGCCTGATAATCGCCACTTTTATGGCGGGTATTATTTTGATTGGGATGGGATTGGCACGACTTGGCAATCTACTCAAGTTCATTCCCCATCCGCTCATCGTCGGTTTTACCAGTGGAATTGCCGTGATTATCTTTTCATCTCAAATGAAGGACTTTTTCGGTCTTTCAATAGAAACCGTCCCCGCGGACTTTATTGAAAAATGGAAGCTTTATGCCTTAAATTTCGGGAGCATAAATTGGGCTGCAGTTGCCATTGCTTTAGGAACAATAATCCTTGCGCTTACATTTCAGAAGGTGAGCAAGAAAATTCCGGGATCTATTGTGGCAATTCTTGTTAGCACCTTGATAGTTTATTTCTTTAATGTTCCAGTAAGCACAATCGAAACCTCCTTCGGAGATATTCCCAGCAAGCTTTCAATGCCCGTATTTCCAAATATCAATTTCGCAACTGTACAAAAACTTATACAACCAGCCTTTGCAATTGCACTATTGGGTGGAATTGAATCCCTTCTTTCCGCGGTAGTAAGTGATGGAATGATTGGCGGTCGTCACCGCTCAAATGCAGAATTGGTAGGGCAGGGAATCGCCAATTGCGCCTCATCCATGTTTGGAGGTATTCCTGCAACCGGTGCAATTGCCCGGACCGCCACCAACGTTAAAAATGGTGGTAGAACTCCCATTGCGGGAATCACCCACGCTCTTGTACTTTTGGTAATAATGTTGGCTCTGGCTCCTTTTGCCAAGTTAATACCAATGGCCTGTTTAGCAGGAATACTGATTGTCGTGGCCTATCATATGAGCGAATGGCGACAATTCAAATCTCTATTAAAAGGGAATAAAGCCGATGTTCTGATTTTATTGGTAACCTTTTTTCTCACCGTATTTTTCGATTTGGTTATTGCCATTGAAATCGGGATCGTAATTTCCAGTTTTGTTTTGATGAAAAGAATGAGCAAGGCTACTACCGTTCAAGTTGCAAATGATATGTTCAACAATCAATACAACCAGCCTGAGGAAATATTTGATGATGAGCTGCCCATTCTGCCTAAAGGAGCAACGATGTATGAAATAAATGGGCCATTATTTTTTGGCGCAACCCAGACATTTCAAGATACGTTGACTCGTTTACCCGATAAACCGAAAGTGTTGATTTTAAGAATGCGCCACGTACCTTTTATAGATGCAACGGGAATTTATAGACTAATGGAAATTATCAAAAAATTTGCAGCCCAGAACACCCACGTTGTCCTATCCGGCGTTAACCCAAAAGTACTATCAGATTTAGAAAAAGCTTGGATCTATTCCATTCTTCATAAGGAAAACATTACCCCGAATATTGAGGCGGCTGCAGAAAGAGCACAGCATTTGATTCATATTTAA
- a CDS encoding phosphosulfolactate synthase: protein MLDTKEIIKDPKKVNGKAKDFIVNPIGFEWLQRNDRPEKPRKVGMTEIRAAYYSNFGLSYFKDILETTGNYVDSIKFAGGSFTFMNPEKIKATNKLAHDYGVLSSTGGFMEYVLTKGKDAVKRYIQECKELGFDIIEISTGLISIPTDDWLRVIEEVQKAGLKAKPEIGVQFGAGGDGTIAEYEAEGIQDVEYATNQAKRFLDAGAYIIMMESEGVTENANPWKVNVPAKFIRELGLENVMFEAADPQVFKWYIKNYGPEVNLFVDHSQIVQLEATRQGIWGTNDVWGRIVTYK from the coding sequence ATGTTAGACACAAAAGAAATAATAAAGGATCCAAAAAAAGTCAATGGAAAAGCAAAAGATTTTATTGTAAACCCAATAGGATTTGAATGGTTGCAACGTAACGACCGTCCTGAAAAACCACGAAAAGTGGGAATGACAGAAATCCGTGCAGCTTATTATTCAAACTTCGGATTGAGCTACTTTAAGGATATTCTGGAAACCACAGGAAATTATGTGGACAGTATCAAGTTTGCCGGTGGTTCCTTCACCTTTATGAATCCTGAAAAAATTAAAGCTACCAATAAGTTGGCACACGATTACGGAGTGCTGTCAAGTACCGGTGGTTTTATGGAATACGTGCTTACCAAAGGAAAAGATGCGGTGAAAAGATACATTCAAGAATGTAAGGAACTTGGATTCGACATTATTGAAATCTCTACCGGATTGATTTCCATCCCAACCGATGATTGGTTGCGAGTAATCGAAGAAGTTCAAAAAGCTGGATTAAAAGCAAAACCAGAAATCGGAGTTCAATTTGGAGCTGGAGGAGACGGTACTATCGCCGAATATGAGGCTGAAGGAATCCAGGATGTGGAATATGCCACAAATCAAGCAAAACGTTTCTTGGATGCTGGAGCATACATCATTATGATGGAATCTGAAGGGGTTACTGAAAATGCCAATCCTTGGAAAGTCAATGTTCCTGCTAAATTCATCAGAGAACTCGGACTTGAAAACGTAATGTTTGAAGCAGCTGATCCACAAGTTTTCAAATGGTACATCAAAAATTATGGACCTGAAGTGAACTTGTTTGTAGATCACAGCCAAATAGTTCAATTGGAAGCCACCCGTCAAGGAATTTGGGGAACCAATGATGTGTGGGGTAGGATTGTTACTTACAAATAA
- a CDS encoding arsenite methyltransferase, whose product MKNEAEIKEMVKQKYSEIALQEKETNQSSCCGAGSCSTEVYNIMSDDYTTIQGYNPDADLGLGCGLPTQFAKIKKGDTVIDLGSGAGNDCFVARVETGETGKVIGIDFTPTMVDKARANAEKLGMNNVEFRLGDIENMPVTSGIADVIVSNCVLNLVPNKKAVFQDIYRVLKTGGHFSISDIVLTGELPEKIKSAAEMYAGCVASAIDKDEYLGYIKEAGFENIALQKEKAIIVPDDILKDYLNEGEIAEYKNSPTVIYSITVYAEKLSCCAPTSGCC is encoded by the coding sequence ATGAAAAACGAAGCAGAAATAAAAGAAATGGTAAAGCAGAAATACAGTGAAATCGCCTTGCAAGAAAAAGAAACCAACCAATCATCTTGCTGCGGTGCCGGAAGTTGCTCCACCGAGGTTTACAATATCATGTCCGATGATTATACAACCATTCAGGGATACAATCCGGATGCCGATTTAGGTTTGGGCTGCGGATTACCCACCCAATTTGCAAAAATAAAAAAAGGAGATACCGTTATTGATCTGGGAAGTGGTGCCGGCAATGATTGCTTTGTCGCAAGAGTAGAAACAGGAGAAACCGGAAAAGTAATCGGTATCGATTTTACTCCCACAATGGTTGATAAAGCCCGCGCCAACGCTGAAAAACTGGGGATGAACAACGTGGAATTCAGATTGGGCGATATAGAAAATATGCCTGTAACTTCAGGAATCGCCGATGTAATTGTTAGCAATTGCGTGTTGAACCTTGTACCGAATAAAAAGGCCGTATTTCAGGATATATACCGAGTTCTAAAAACAGGTGGACATTTCAGCATTTCGGATATTGTGCTAACGGGCGAACTTCCGGAAAAAATTAAATCTGCCGCCGAAATGTATGCAGGCTGTGTAGCCAGTGCCATCGATAAGGATGAATACCTAGGATACATAAAAGAAGCGGGCTTTGAAAACATTGCCCTCCAAAAAGAAAAGGCCATTATTGTGCCCGATGATATTTTAAAGGATTATTTAAATGAAGGAGAAATAGCAGAATATAAAAATAGTCCCACAGTAATCTATAGTATTACAGTTTACGCCGAAAAATTATCGTGCTGCGCTCCTACGAGTGGATGCTGTTAA
- a CDS encoding LysR family transcriptional regulator, with amino-acid sequence MNFHQLKYIVSVEKNRNFSRAAEECGIAQSTLSREIQRLEQEFDVMIFDRTRHPVALTMKGIDLIEQAKRILKEENTFISIAEQKKNRPSGTFSLGVLASLAPYLIPLFTDTITKKYPELNLEIFEVTIQEMVADLEKENLDGAIAISPLPKEGFYESPLFEEEFVLYLDRNHKLSTVSTIRWDDIPLNELILPEGMKSYFLTRKTESKHSDLEKHLKTLRYQNASLETIRKIIDRNGGLTLIPQLACLYMGERRLEMVRPIKDPVLSRTISFVAPRGFQKTRLSKVILNEIIASIPTDIQVKLVADLGPSVRFES; translated from the coding sequence ATGAATTTCCATCAATTAAAATATATCGTTTCCGTTGAAAAGAATCGGAATTTCTCGCGCGCGGCTGAAGAATGTGGTATTGCCCAATCCACACTCAGCAGGGAAATACAGCGCTTGGAACAGGAATTTGACGTTATGATTTTCGACAGAACGCGTCATCCCGTAGCTCTCACGATGAAAGGAATCGATTTGATCGAGCAGGCCAAAAGAATATTAAAGGAGGAAAACACGTTCATTTCAATTGCCGAACAAAAAAAGAATAGACCTAGCGGAACTTTCAGTCTCGGTGTTCTTGCCAGCTTAGCGCCGTATCTCATCCCCCTATTTACTGATACAATCACAAAAAAATATCCGGAGCTCAATCTGGAAATCTTTGAAGTAACCATTCAGGAAATGGTCGCAGACTTGGAAAAGGAAAACCTCGACGGTGCAATAGCCATCAGTCCCTTGCCTAAAGAAGGTTTTTATGAAAGTCCGCTATTCGAGGAAGAATTCGTTCTCTATCTCGATCGCAACCACAAGCTTTCCACCGTTTCCACTATCCGATGGGACGACATTCCCTTGAACGAATTAATTCTTCCCGAAGGAATGAAATCTTATTTTCTTACCCGAAAAACAGAATCCAAACATTCTGATTTGGAAAAACATCTTAAGACCCTCCGATATCAGAATGCCTCTTTGGAAACTATACGAAAAATTATTGACCGAAATGGTGGCCTCACACTTATTCCTCAACTCGCATGCCTCTATATGGGAGAACGGCGATTGGAAATGGTCCGCCCCATCAAAGATCCCGTATTGAGCAGAACCATTAGCTTCGTCGCTCCACGTGGCTTTCAAAAAACCAGACTCTCAAAGGTAATTCTTAATGAGATTATTGCCAGTATTCCTACGGATATTCAGGTGAAATTGGTTGCAGATTTGGGGCCTTCGGTACGTTTTGAAAGCTAA
- a CDS encoding GIY-YIG nuclease family protein: protein MMTKDEIKQMLKHVPHFPGVYRYFNKDGEMIYVGKAKNLRKRVTSYFSKEPESRKVRHMVESIQRLEFTIVDTERDALLLENSLIKHNQPKYNINLKDDKTYPFIVIKNEPFPRIFLTRNVIKDGSEYFGPYTSVRKIRGLLELVRTLIPIRTNNHNLFLRIMEDGRLRVNPEYYLKGISGPKEEYLTEADYNRGLEQVREIFKGRLGLVINMLQNRIKECVSKLEFEKADILRQQLDFIMEYQNNSIVFNTKVKDLDVFTIHLKEDQAYVNYLQVRKGDIVFTKTISIKSEVDKTLEEMLLSSIVQIQEKFKRTLSR from the coding sequence ATGATGACAAAAGATGAAATAAAGCAAATGTTGAAACATGTACCCCATTTTCCGGGAGTATACCGGTATTTCAATAAGGATGGAGAAATGATCTATGTGGGGAAGGCAAAAAATCTTCGGAAACGCGTGACTTCCTATTTTTCCAAAGAACCTGAAAGTAGAAAAGTGCGTCATATGGTGGAGAGTATCCAACGTCTGGAATTCACCATTGTTGATACCGAGCGCGATGCATTGTTATTGGAGAATTCCTTAATAAAGCACAATCAACCGAAGTACAATATCAATTTAAAGGATGATAAAACTTATCCGTTTATCGTAATCAAAAATGAACCCTTTCCAAGAATATTTCTAACTAGAAATGTCATCAAAGATGGGTCAGAATATTTTGGCCCCTATACCAGCGTTCGCAAAATCCGCGGATTGCTGGAGTTGGTTCGTACGCTCATCCCCATTCGCACAAACAACCATAACCTTTTCCTCCGTATTATGGAGGATGGCAGACTCAGGGTAAATCCGGAATATTATCTCAAGGGAATTAGCGGCCCGAAAGAGGAATATTTGACTGAAGCGGATTACAACAGAGGTTTAGAGCAAGTTCGTGAAATTTTTAAAGGAAGATTGGGCCTGGTAATAAATATGCTTCAAAATCGGATTAAGGAATGTGTGTCTAAACTGGAATTCGAAAAGGCAGATATCCTTCGCCAACAACTCGATTTTATAATGGAATACCAAAATAATTCCATTGTATTCAATACGAAGGTGAAGGATCTTGATGTGTTCACCATTCACCTAAAAGAGGATCAGGCCTACGTCAATTATCTACAAGTACGAAAGGGCGATATAGTTTTTACCAAAACGATATCCATTAAAAGTGAAGTAGATAAAACGTTAGAGGAAATGCTGCTTTCTTCCATTGTACAGATTCAAGAGAAATTTAAAAGGACACTATCCCGTTAA
- a CDS encoding carboxypeptidase-like regulatory domain-containing protein, whose protein sequence is MVKKLLFLLFFIISPILIAQDIERVKVEGKIIVPQGEDAEGISVYNISSQKGTVTDEDGSFEIAVAENDRLQIFALQYKTFTVVMDKGVVEKRKLKIFLNPGITQLDEVVIRPYDLSGNIRADIEKIPTYSIGKDWDLSYKSLEFGYDFRPDEQSSIKGNVAEEALGTSHLEYGLNFVSILGGVGNLLFPKGEKSHSREKMQENEVLSNNMQKRFSREFIYDNFDIPRDKAFDFLYFAQAEGLNKEMLKPENELELMSFLQQKSREYKKRSE, encoded by the coding sequence ATGGTAAAAAAACTACTCTTTCTTCTATTCTTCATTATTTCTCCAATACTTATTGCTCAAGATATTGAGCGGGTAAAAGTTGAAGGGAAAATAATTGTGCCCCAAGGTGAGGATGCCGAGGGCATTTCAGTTTATAATATTTCTTCGCAAAAGGGAACGGTCACCGACGAGGACGGCTCTTTTGAAATCGCAGTTGCCGAAAACGATCGTCTTCAAATTTTTGCACTGCAATATAAAACCTTTACGGTAGTAATGGATAAGGGCGTGGTGGAAAAAAGAAAACTCAAAATTTTTCTAAACCCTGGCATTACACAATTGGATGAAGTTGTCATTAGGCCCTATGACCTCTCGGGAAATATTCGCGCCGATATTGAGAAGATTCCTACCTATTCTATTGGCAAGGATTGGGATCTAAGTTACAAAAGTTTGGAATTCGGATACGATTTTAGACCCGATGAACAATCCTCCATAAAGGGAAATGTCGCCGAAGAAGCCTTGGGTACTTCCCATCTAGAATACGGGCTTAATTTCGTTTCGATTTTGGGTGGCGTAGGTAATTTATTATTTCCGAAAGGTGAAAAGTCCCACAGCAGGGAAAAGATGCAGGAAAACGAAGTTCTTAGCAATAATATGCAAAAGCGATTTAGCCGTGAGTTTATTTATGATAATTTTGATATTCCGCGGGATAAGGCTTTTGATTTTCTCTATTTTGCACAAGCAGAAGGTCTCAATAAGGAGATGCTAAAACCTGAAAATGAGCTCGAATTGATGAGTTTCTTACAACAGAAGAGCAGGGAATACAAAAAGCGAAGTGAGTAA
- a CDS encoding MmgE/PrpD family protein has translation MTEVQKLAKFVSSRKFSDLSEAAVRELKIRLLDSLGCAIGALNGEPVKMIKEQLEDFGGNPLTTLIGGQKNAPDRAAFYNSALVRYLDFNDSYLAKNETCHPSDNIGSVLAASEYADKDGKDFLTALAIAYQVQCRLSDVAPVRDKGYDHTVQGAYGAAAGAAYALGLDVTKTANAIAIAATAYNALRVTRTGNLSNWKGLAFPSTGWTSTHSAFLAMRGITGPEEVFEGNKGFKETISGDFEMDWEKEDLERVTKTIIKKFNAEIHSQATLEGLQDLIAKEDLFPSDIESIVLNTFDVAYNIIGGGEEGGKKNIWTKEEADHSLPYMMSAVLLDGNVLPAQYLEERILKDDIQELLQKVTVNEKKEYSDRFPFEMANDITIKMKDGREFKVEKTDYEGFSSRPASWDFIISKFRNLSNDFISEELQNEIIATVQNLENHSIKELMQLLEKAGKPEMAEA, from the coding sequence ATGACAGAAGTACAAAAATTAGCAAAATTCGTGAGTTCACGAAAATTTTCAGACTTATCTGAAGCTGCCGTTCGAGAATTAAAAATACGATTATTGGATTCCCTTGGATGTGCCATCGGGGCATTGAATGGAGAACCGGTAAAAATGATAAAGGAACAATTGGAAGATTTCGGTGGGAATCCGCTTACCACATTAATAGGAGGCCAAAAAAATGCTCCCGATAGAGCTGCTTTTTACAATTCGGCCTTGGTTCGTTACTTGGATTTTAACGATAGTTATTTAGCAAAAAATGAAACCTGCCATCCATCGGATAATATAGGAAGTGTTTTGGCAGCTTCAGAATATGCCGATAAGGATGGAAAAGATTTTCTTACCGCTCTTGCCATCGCTTACCAAGTACAATGCCGATTGAGTGATGTTGCTCCAGTTCGAGACAAAGGTTACGACCACACCGTTCAAGGTGCCTACGGGGCAGCCGCAGGAGCAGCTTATGCGTTAGGATTGGATGTAACCAAAACCGCAAATGCAATAGCAATAGCGGCAACTGCTTATAATGCGCTTAGAGTAACCCGTACAGGAAATCTCTCAAACTGGAAAGGATTGGCTTTCCCATCTACAGGATGGACTTCCACTCACTCAGCTTTTTTGGCAATGCGAGGAATCACCGGTCCAGAAGAAGTATTTGAAGGAAACAAAGGATTCAAAGAAACCATTTCCGGAGATTTTGAAATGGATTGGGAAAAAGAAGATTTGGAAAGAGTAACCAAAACCATCATTAAAAAATTCAACGCCGAAATCCACTCACAAGCAACCTTGGAAGGCTTGCAGGATTTGATCGCAAAAGAAGATTTGTTCCCATCAGACATTGAAAGTATCGTGTTGAACACTTTTGATGTTGCCTATAACATCATCGGGGGTGGCGAGGAAGGTGGCAAGAAAAACATCTGGACCAAAGAGGAAGCCGACCACAGTTTGCCTTATATGATGTCTGCTGTATTGTTGGATGGAAATGTACTTCCCGCGCAATATTTGGAAGAACGCATTCTGAAAGATGATATTCAAGAACTGCTTCAAAAAGTAACAGTAAACGAGAAAAAAGAATATTCAGACCGTTTTCCTTTTGAAATGGCAAATGACATCACCATTAAAATGAAAGATGGAAGAGAATTCAAAGTTGAAAAAACCGATTACGAAGGTTTCAGCTCCCGCCCTGCTTCCTGGGATTTTATAATCTCAAAGTTCAGAAATCTTTCAAACGATTTTATTTCCGAAGAACTTCAGAATGAAATCATTGCCACGGTTCAGAATTTGGAAAATCACAGTATCAAGGAGCTGATGCAACTTCTTGAAAAAGCTGGAAAACCCGAAATGGCAGAAGCTTAA
- a CDS encoding ArsR/SmtB family transcription factor, whose protein sequence is MKKKEYTEEQVEISNLLKVLGHPARIAIIEHLLTVKECICGQIVDVLPLAQPTVSLHLKELRNAGFIKGTVEGNTICYCLDEKGIQRITTYFNRAREILKSTNMCC, encoded by the coding sequence ATGAAGAAAAAAGAATATACCGAAGAGCAAGTTGAGATTTCCAATTTGCTGAAAGTATTGGGACATCCTGCTCGGATTGCCATAATAGAGCATCTATTGACAGTTAAGGAGTGTATCTGTGGGCAGATTGTCGATGTGCTCCCACTAGCCCAGCCTACCGTTTCTCTGCACCTCAAAGAGCTCCGCAATGCGGGTTTTATAAAAGGAACCGTTGAAGGAAATACCATCTGTTATTGCCTGGACGAAAAGGGAATCCAAAGAATTACCACTTATTTTAACCGTGCTAGGGAAATATTGAAGAGCACAAATATGTGTTGTTGA
- a CDS encoding DUF6929 family protein: MNKIEIEIISWQILQEVPSASGIVKWNDIFFLIGDDSPHLFKVDHNFKILGKTLIHSPKVQQGEVIPKFHKPDFEAMEMVSDSEILIFGSGSKSPERDVCVLFDLIQSSYNEYYISNFYDYIRGMEIMQGYELDIEGLAISGDNLFLFNRGRNIIFSFPYSEFIGYCKNGRDFPIPKTSLFTLPSINGLQAGFSGASSFPHLPYLIFTAAVEDSPNAYDDGDILGSFIGVIELINDEIGNEILVKRIPNPGFPLKVESVIVDKIASETQIDLVLVTDNDGKPSEVIRASLALE, from the coding sequence GTGAACAAGATCGAGATCGAAATAATTAGCTGGCAAATCCTGCAGGAGGTGCCAAGTGCTTCCGGTATTGTTAAATGGAACGATATCTTTTTTTTAATTGGTGACGACTCACCGCATTTATTCAAAGTTGACCACAACTTTAAAATTCTCGGCAAAACACTTATCCATTCACCAAAAGTACAGCAGGGCGAGGTAATTCCAAAATTCCACAAGCCCGACTTCGAAGCTATGGAAATGGTGAGTGATAGTGAGATCCTTATTTTTGGATCCGGGTCAAAATCACCAGAACGAGATGTTTGTGTGCTTTTCGATTTAATCCAAAGTAGCTATAACGAATATTATATTTCAAACTTTTATGACTACATAAGAGGAATGGAAATTATGCAAGGTTACGAACTGGACATTGAAGGTCTTGCAATTAGTGGAGATAATCTATTCCTATTCAATCGAGGAAGAAACATTATCTTCAGTTTTCCATATAGTGAGTTTATAGGTTATTGTAAAAATGGCAGGGACTTTCCCATTCCAAAAACTTCTCTTTTCACCTTGCCATCAATCAATGGCCTACAAGCTGGGTTTTCGGGGGCGAGCTCTTTTCCACATCTACCCTACTTAATCTTCACCGCAGCGGTAGAAGATTCTCCTAACGCTTATGACGATGGAGATATCCTAGGAAGTTTTATTGGAGTCATCGAATTAATAAACGACGAGATTGGAAATGAGATATTGGTAAAGCGAATTCCCAATCCTGGATTTCCTTTAAAGGTTGAATCTGTTATTGTCGATAAAATTGCATCAGAAACCCAAATAGACTTGGTATTGGTGACAGATAATGATGGAAAACCTTCAGAGGTGATCAGGGCATCATTAGCATTGGAATAA
- a CDS encoding Sec-independent protein translocase subunit TatA/TatB produces MISQAIFLFISGTEIGFILFIVLLVFGADKVPEIARGMGKAIRQVKDATNDIKSEITKGIEKQDIDLDITKDVRKEIDKVKEDVDDITGPIKRKF; encoded by the coding sequence ATGATTTCACAAGCAATCTTTCTTTTTATTAGCGGTACCGAAATTGGGTTTATCCTTTTTATCGTGCTTTTGGTTTTTGGTGCAGACAAGGTGCCTGAAATAGCTAGAGGTATGGGAAAGGCCATTCGCCAAGTGAAAGATGCTACGAACGACATTAAATCTGAAATTACAAAGGGTATTGAAAAACAAGATATCGACCTTGATATTACTAAGGATGTGCGTAAGGAAATTGACAAGGTAAAGGAAGATGTTGACGATATAACCGGCCCAATAAAGAGGAAGTTTTAA
- a CDS encoding phosphatase PAP2 family protein yields the protein MLETLKHWDREIFIFLNGLGVEKFDKFWLFVTQIQSWYPLFALFIILLFYYYRGRKGGTVVFFLLLTFGITIVFTGAVKEYVARLRPNNVEALAELIRILQKPTNYSFFSGHASSSFSITTFMVLSLRRFTTWIHLAYIWPILFVSSRIFIGVHYPSDIFVGALVGTGFAFLFHFLCQKTISNERFFKAQ from the coding sequence ATGCTTGAAACCCTAAAACATTGGGATCGGGAAATCTTCATTTTTCTGAATGGTTTAGGAGTTGAAAAATTCGATAAGTTTTGGTTGTTCGTAACCCAAATTCAGAGTTGGTATCCACTGTTTGCACTTTTTATAATTCTTCTTTTCTATTATTATCGTGGTAGAAAAGGAGGGACCGTAGTTTTTTTCCTGCTTTTGACTTTCGGCATTACTATTGTTTTTACTGGAGCCGTAAAGGAATATGTAGCACGATTACGACCCAATAATGTTGAGGCCCTAGCTGAGCTTATTCGTATTCTTCAGAAGCCTACCAACTATAGCTTTTTCTCAGGACACGCTTCATCCAGCTTTTCAATAACTACGTTTATGGTATTGTCTCTACGACGGTTTACCACATGGATCCATCTTGCCTATATCTGGCCTATTCTTTTTGTATCCAGCAGGATTTTCATAGGAGTGCACTATCCGAGCGATATTTTTGTAGGTGCATTGGTGGGAACTGGTTTTGCATTTTTATTTCATTTCCTCTGTCAGAAAACCATTTCGAATGAGCGCTTCTTTAAAGCCCAATAA